One region of Planktothrix sp. FACHB-1365 genomic DNA includes:
- a CDS encoding ABC transporter ATP-binding protein — translation MLYIKNLVYHPAASDNPILAQVNLELAPQQMGLIIGPSGSGKSTLLEILAGLAEKTKGNICWREQELTSEHLQQLAGLVFQFPERHFCGGTILDELRLGHPELGSEQVHQALDEVGLSHLSLQVAPHSLSGGQQRRLALAVQLIRQPHILMLDEPTAGLDWSMRQQLINLLGKLKKHWTLLIVTHDARELLNLADCCWSLQHGHLAPLDLKTMVMQDQQKIVASPKA, via the coding sequence ATGCTTTATATCAAAAACTTAGTTTATCATCCCGCCGCTAGTGACAACCCGATTTTAGCGCAGGTCAACTTAGAACTGGCACCGCAGCAAATGGGACTCATTATTGGGCCTAGTGGTTCGGGAAAAAGTACATTACTGGAAATTTTAGCGGGTTTAGCTGAAAAAACGAAGGGAAATATTTGCTGGCGGGAGCAAGAATTAACCTCGGAACACTTACAACAGCTTGCGGGTTTAGTGTTTCAATTTCCAGAACGACATTTTTGTGGGGGCACAATTTTAGATGAGTTACGCTTAGGTCATCCAGAGTTAGGTTCAGAGCAGGTTCATCAAGCGTTAGATGAAGTAGGACTCAGCCATTTATCCTTACAAGTTGCTCCCCATTCCCTCAGTGGTGGACAGCAAAGACGTCTAGCCTTAGCAGTACAATTAATTCGCCAACCCCACATTTTAATGTTAGATGAACCAACGGCGGGTTTAGATTGGTCAATGCGGCAACAATTAATTAATTTATTAGGAAAATTAAAAAAACATTGGACGTTATTAATTGTCACCCATGATGCTAGAGAATTGTTGAATCTTGCAGATTGTTGTTGGTCATTACAACACGGTCATTTAGCACCCCTAGATTTGAAGACAATGGTAATGCAAGACCAACAAAAAATAGTAGCTTCTCCAAAAGCTTAA
- a CDS encoding Sll0314/Alr1548 family TPR repeat-containing protein yields MLNSSRCKGWKIPPMIRQFFWGISASLITFSSGINPSLAADPFRTTDPRPIGSQTETAFKAMFERGNYKEAQQVLEKAKLQESNEPLVYALLASLAYQDQDFNSLKTYSDQTLASAKLLSTKDPLRGNLYIAVGLFLQGGHTIVTEGTLKGAPKALNQLQEVLKSLNVAEKINPQDPELNLIQGYMDLLLSLNLPFSDSQKAIKKLEQQAKPSYLAYRGIAIGYQNLGQYDQALSYTEKALSQAPNHPEVLYLKAQILAEQGKKLKASNQTLIPSQLQEAKQYFTQALNQSDQLPKRLVAQIYYEQCKNLNRIDNQGRPCDPLRDKIKDANGLWGPTANQLPPL; encoded by the coding sequence ATGCTCAATTCTTCTCGGTGTAAAGGTTGGAAAATTCCCCCCATGATTAGACAGTTTTTCTGGGGAATCAGTGCGAGTTTGATCACCTTCAGTTCAGGGATAAATCCCAGTTTGGCAGCTGATCCGTTTCGCACAACTGATCCGCGTCCCATCGGAAGCCAAACAGAAACTGCATTTAAAGCCATGTTTGAGCGAGGGAATTATAAAGAAGCTCAACAAGTTTTAGAAAAAGCGAAATTACAAGAATCGAATGAACCCTTAGTCTATGCACTCTTGGCTTCTTTAGCTTACCAAGATCAAGATTTTAATAGTTTAAAAACCTATAGTGATCAAACCTTGGCATCGGCTAAACTCTTAAGTACAAAAGACCCTTTACGCGGTAATCTTTATATTGCAGTGGGTTTATTTTTACAAGGAGGTCATACCATCGTCACGGAAGGCACATTGAAAGGCGCGCCTAAAGCTTTAAATCAATTACAAGAGGTGTTGAAATCCTTAAATGTTGCTGAAAAAATTAATCCTCAAGATCCTGAATTAAACTTAATTCAAGGCTATATGGATTTATTATTATCCTTAAATCTTCCCTTTTCTGACTCCCAAAAAGCCATTAAAAAACTTGAACAACAAGCTAAACCTAGTTATTTGGCTTATCGGGGAATTGCCATTGGTTATCAAAATTTAGGTCAATATGATCAAGCCTTAAGTTATACCGAAAAAGCTCTATCTCAAGCTCCCAACCATCCAGAAGTATTATATCTGAAAGCCCAAATCTTAGCAGAACAGGGAAAGAAACTCAAAGCAAGCAATCAAACTTTAATTCCCTCTCAGTTACAGGAAGCCAAGCAATATTTTACCCAAGCTTTAAACCAATCTGATCAACTTCCTAAACGATTAGTCGCTCAGATATATTATGAACAATGCAAAAATTTAAACCGCATTGATAATCAAGGACGACCTTGTGATCCGTTGCGCGATAAAATTAAAGATGCTAATGGTCTTTGGGGGCCAACTGCGAATCAATTACCACCTTTATAA